A region from the Triticum urartu cultivar G1812 chromosome 1, Tu2.1, whole genome shotgun sequence genome encodes:
- the LOC125553787 gene encoding ras-related protein RGP2 has translation MSGRVDHEYSYLFKMVLIGDSGVGKSNILSRFTRNHFSLDSKSTIGVEFATKSLQMEGKTIKAQIWDTAGQERYRAITSAYYRGAVGALLVYDITKKQSFDNVNRWLRELRDHADSSIVIMMVGNKSDLTHLRAVSEDQGKALAEKEGLFFLETSAMEAVNVVEAFQTIITEVYGIVNKKALAAKEAAAAAVPLPSQGKTISIDSTTGNSKKACCNT, from the exons ATGAGCGGACGGGTGGATCACGAGTACTCCTACCTGTTCAAGATGGTGCTCATCGGGGATAGCGGCGTCGGCAAGTCCAACATACTCTCCCGATTCACCCGCAACCACTTCTCCCTCGACTCCAAGTCCACCATCGGCGTGGAGTTCGCCACCAAGTCCTTGCAG ATGGAGGGAAAAACAATAAAGGCTCAGATCTGGGACACAGCTGGTCAGGAGAGGTACCGTGCAATTACAAGCGCATATTACCGGGGCGCTGTAGGGGCTCTCCTTGTATATGACATCACAAAGAAGCAGAGCTTTGACAATGTTAATAGGTGGCTGCGTGAGCTCCGTGATCATGCTGACTCCAGCATTGTCATCATGATGGTCGGTAACAAGTCTGACCTGACACATCTAAGAGCTGTCTCTGAAGATCAAGGCAAGGCACTGGCTGAAAAGGAGGGCCTGTTTTTCCTTGAGACATCAGCTATGGAGGCTGTAAATGTGGTAGAAGCCTTTCAGACTATCATCACAGAGGTCTATGGTATTGTCAACAAGAAAGCACTGGCCGccaaagaagcagcagcagcagctgttCCATTGCCTTCCCAGGGTAAAACCATCAGCATTGACAGTACTACCGGGAACTCAAAGAAGGCATGCTGCAATACTTGA